The genomic DNA acacaaacgcTTCACATATATTAACATTTTGCACTGTACAAACAacttattttcagtgtttcgGAGAAAACGACAACGTAGACTAACAGGTAGTTTTTAAGAACAGTACCAGTCTGCGACACCTGCCTCCTTGCTTCCTGAACCTGATCATGTAACTAGCGAGCTTGTGGctttcaaaaacagaacagcgcTTACGGTTCAAAAAGCTAATTATGTGCACTTAAAAGTTTCTTTACCGACTTAAACTTATGCCTCGCTCTTCATCTCTTCTCGCTCGCCATCATCAGTTCTCCTCACATTTCGTcattacagaaacacacaggtaaATATTCGGGTTATTACATTCAAACGcgatgctcttttttttttttttttttgcatttgtacaGTGAATTGTGTAAAACTGAGATTTGCactaaaaataaagtcacacacaaactggctgctttttttttgacagctctTTAAGTACTCTATCAGCGAGGGGGCAGAATATACGGCCCCTTTATTGCACTTTGTGTAAGACAGGAGACGAGAGGAAAGATGGGAACTAAAAATTGCGGTAAGGAGAATAATCAGATTGTGGTAAGGAATACTGATTATCACTACTCTGGGAAGAGCATCatagacaaagaaaaacaaaaacaacaaatagaaaatacttttttttaaccatgcACACGTGGTGCCAACACAGAACAGAGAGGGGGCATTTTGATGTAACTGGGTCAAAGATGTTCCCATATCTGTGACCAGGTATTTGTGAATATGATAAATAAGCTACAAATATGGTAAACTGTGGTGTTTAATATTCCCCAGACTTCAAGACATGTCCAATatcttacacacactcacacacacacgcacgcacacaaacacaccagccTCTCTCACACCCACACCTCACACCACCAGGATCTTGACTTCATCCTGTTCGTCAGGCCGGTAGAAGAAGGGGATGCAGGGGTTCTCCCCGAGGAAGGGGGGTGATCTTAGCGCTCCCTGGGGGTTCTGGatctcctgcagcagctgcatgaTCTGCTGGGCTGTGCCGTCCTCTTTGGGTCCCACGGGCTTGGAGTCGGTCTGGGATGACCCAGTTGGAAGCATCTGGGACGAGAGGGCTTCCTGGCCTGTAGGAGGCTCTGACAGAGGAATGACCTCCATTtcttctgcagcagagacagaaagttaCATTGAGTTATATTAAGTGTATTAAAAACGAGAGCAGACAGTGTTTGTATTCTTGATACAAAGAGCAGTAAAtacatgatgtttacatggACTGCACTTATCTGACTTTAGTCTAAGACGTTTGCATGACGCTGCAGGATAGGCAGACTAATGACTGTAGATGCAGACTCAACATCGTGCCACAATGTCACTTTAGCGCCAGTATTCTACCTCAAACTCCatctttctgtgttgttgttgttaatgtggTATTTCCTTTTACAATTGTCCTGTAAATTTTCTCCATGTTTCCCCGGTAATCACATTAGAGCCGCAAAAAGATTAGTCGACAGACGGAAAActaatctgcaaatattttgatTATCAATTGATTGTTACAGTaatcttctttaaaaaaacaacaacaaaaaaaggcagagaatgCTGTTTTCAGCCTCTCAAATATGTTTTCTAAGACATTTAAACTGAGAAAATAGGATGCTTAGATAGAAATGCTGCTGTCTGCTAAACGTCCATGTAAAAGCAGTcaactaataaaaacagatccTGCTGGATACataagtgagagagagagagagagacaacacacTTCACTTCTGGAGCATCCTCTGGAAAACAAGCTTGTGTGTAATTGATTTTGAATTGATTCAAGCTGTAGCTTACCTGCTCCACTGTCAgcattcagctctgtgtgtgtgtgcgcttggtGCTCTGCGTAAGCATGATCCTCCCCAACAGGAAGCAGGTCAGGGTTCACTGTGCCCACGCCGGACATGGCTCCGGTGTAGCGGCTGTACCAGTCGTTCCTCTCAGCCACCAGCCTCATCACCAGATCCTGCAGCTCTGCCAGCTTTGCCTGGTGGATAGTGGACACACAATGTCAGtttggaggagcagagaaagcGTTTGTGGCTCTGACTGAATAAAAACCATCCTAATGTGTGACAAAGACCAGTGTTTGCTTAAGAAGTGTTGTGTGATTGTGTAGGAGATTTCTAAAGACTGCTTTCTTGACAAAGCAGCTTACATACTATCTGGAAATCTACACAGTCATGTACTGAAATTACAGCGAGGTTCAAGTGCTGACTGTATGATTTGATGTGGGCTGCCAACATTAAATGTAGAATTTcatgaaaatgtgagaaaaatgaacaaaaacatgtcttACGCACTACATTGGACTTTTTTATTGGAAATAAAAAAGCTGCTCAACACtaccttcatctcctccttgtCTTGGGCCAGCATGCTGATGTACTGCTCCTTCTCATGGTGTTTCTGCTTCATGATGGCCCGCTGACTCTGGTACAAGGCTATGTACTCCCCTAGAAGGACACAGAACATAGTAACAGAAGTCAGTGTGGTGATGAAGAGTTTTTCTGTCTTATTATACACactcaaagaaaacattatttgtAATCAAACTAATATTTACAATGAAGATTCCCCACTGTCTCACCGATAGTGTCTGTCTCTCCAGAGAGCTGGATGCAGCGGTGCTCTAgttcctccaccctctccttcaGGTCAGCTTTTTCTTGCATGAGGGAGGTGAAACGCTGCTGAAGCTTCTCCATGGCAGCTTGCAGAGCTTGATGAACTTCCACCGGTACTCCTCCTTCTATGCAGAGGACAGCAAAGTATACAGCTGGTTTACATTATgcaattttttaaatctatataaTCAGacttcatgaaaacacacacagtcgtTAAGTGTCCTTCTATACAGAGGTGTAGTCATTCTTTTCAGTCTTCCTCACCTGAATGTTCGTGACTGTGTTCACAGTGACTATGTTGGCCCTGAGTGTGATCATGCTCGTGATGCTCATGATGCTCATGATGGTCGTGATGCTCGAGATGGTCGTGATGCTCGAGATGGTGGTCATGAACAGGTTTGTGGCTGTAGCGTTGGTGCTCAAGGCTGAGGGCCAACGCGGTCTGGTGCCGGGCTGCCATGTGGAGCCTGTGCTCCTCCTCCAGTTGCCTTCTGGCCTCATCCCTCTCCGCCTCCAACTGAGCCAAAGCTCCTCGGATAAACTCCTCCTGCAAGGGTGGGGGGGTACAGAAGGTGGTTGGACGGAGGTGATGAAGAGGGTCAAATGAGGAAAATACCAAATGTTTGTCTCGTACATAGTTTGTTTATCATTGATTGTTCTTTTTcctgcataaaaataaatcattcacGCTGGCATAGTACTGGATGTATCAAGTAAATGTCAACTTTCAACTTTCTTTCAGccttaatgtgttttataaagaCAAAGCAAAGGAAAACAAGTATTTTTTGTGGATTTATCACCCTCCTCACCATCTCCTTCTGACTCTCAAAGTCCTCTGGGATAACTATGGAGGAGGACTTCTTTGGGCTCTCTTGCAGGGACTGACTTTCCACTCCATCACCTGGTgacataatgacaaaataaaaccattaatAGACTTAAACACAAAAGTGTCAAATTTGTTGCTGCTCTTATATTCCTTGCCTGTAGGTGGCACTGGTTAGACCAGACTGAAACTGCAGATTTGAAACGGCCACTGCTGCAGCTCCGCTATCAGAAGGTGTCAGATGCTTTGCATCAGTGACActgtgtccttgtttttttgtaaaagactacagtttttcagtttctgtgtttaatttctatcaaaataaacaatgtgaaaCAAGAAAGCTCTTATGCTGTTCATTATGTGGGTCATAACCCTGTGAAGGGAACTTGGAGTATATTTTTGGCACTGAATTTCAAAAGGTGAAGGGCAAACGAGGAAATATAACATGAAGAAGCTtggacaaagacaggaaaaaaaagagaaggaaagcTACAAACATATCAGTAACAGAAAAATCTTACCTTGGTCTCTGGATGTCGGTGCTAGAGCTGAGCTGTtgagcagctccttcacctCAGCCTTCAGCTGCTCATTGTCCCTGGCTAACATCTCCAAATGCTCCTGCAGGGGGAGACACAGAGTCATTCAAAACAATGATGGAAAAACTGTTCATGTGCGTTTCAGGGTGTCAGAGAGATAGAAGTTACGCAGCATAtaatgaatatactgtataatgaaCTGACTCCAGATCTTTTAAAGCAGTCTCATCAACATATTTGTAAgtgcatcatcatcaccatgtgAACAAGGCCTTATGAAATACACTGAAATACACACCTGCGCTTGTTTGAGCTGATTGTGACTGATCTCCAGTTGCACACGGCCCTGACTTTCATCGTGCTGCAGCCGGTCCATGAGCTGGATCTGCTGCAGATACTGGTGGTGGAGCTGTTCTCTCTCTGAGGCCAGGGTCTGGTAGCCAGCACAGTACTGCTGCAGGTGGGCTACTACCTGGTCCCTCTGCTCCATCAACCCCTGACTTTCCGTACTTTTCATCTCCAGCTGGAGCCGAAGAAACACGGAGGAAAATGAATACCaagggaaacaaaaagaaaacagcatccGTCTGTCTAACTGTGAGTGACCGTACCTGCTCTTTGACGTTGTGCAGTTCCTCTTGCAGTTCTCCCAATCTGCGAGCCAGCTCCTTTTTCACATGCTGCTCTGACTGGATGGCAGTGGTCAGCTCCATGTTCTCATTAGTCTACACGGATGAAggaagtttagtttagtttaaaaagACAGCAGCTGTCCACCCACTTGGGTAACAACTATTATAAACGTACTTTCTGAATTTGTGAAATCTTTAAAATGCATTTGTGGCAATAAgaccagaaagaaaaatgaatatgaTCCCTGCAGAAAGTTAGCAAGTCGAACAGAAACTAAAGAAATACCAGGTATATAAATAACAGCActttcaaaatgtgtcatttaaagagaacagatggacagagatTTTCAGCCTCACCAGTTTAACAAAACCGTTCTGTAGCTCAGCCAGCTGATCCTTCAGTGTACGGTTCTGGGTGAGAGCACGGCTAATGGTGGCCTTGTCTGACTGAACGTCTTCCAGCATGCGCCGGCggtcctcttcctcctgaacTTGGTTCTCCACCTGCCGCTCCAGCTCTCCCAGACGCGTCTCCTGCTCTGCACAAAGGCGGCTCAGCTGCTCATTATCTCGCAGCTGGGGGAAAATATTACAGAAGCTGGTTATGGAAACGTCAAACCTAAGAGTACTAATGATATCTGAAATATTATGTAGAGAACAGATACAGTTTGGTGTAACTTAAAATGTGGGCAAATTACTATTAAAATACTGTGTACAGGTGAAATAGACGTGTTAAAGCATGTGTCCATGTAATGTATACCTGAGCCTGGTACTGTGCAATAAGAGCGTCTTTCTCCTGTTGTAGAGTGTTAAGCGCTTCCTGCAGAGCCACCTCACTCTCCGATGGCCCTGAGGACTGAGGCTCTGCATTAACCTGAGCCTCTCTCTCCTGGGACAATAATGctgggaggagaagaaggacaaatTCCCAAGTTTATTAGTTTCTAGACTGAGAAATGCACTAGACTACGGTAGCTGTGTCAGagtacatttcatttatttactagAACTTTTAACATTATGCTGAATTAAAGTCAGTCAATCAGACAGCTTATTTACCAGAGGTGTCCTTCACATTCAGGAAGGAGCTGTAGAAAAGTAAGGACATGGAAGAAGCACTACATTCAGTCAGGTCAGTGTGAAACTCTCACCTGCAGCATTCTTTAGCTCTGTGATGCTGGCCTCCAGTTCTTGGACTCTGTTGATGtttctgtccctctcctctGCGACCAAAGACACCTGCACGGACACAAAAATGGACATAGATTAAATGAGATGCATTTATttgacatacacacaaagacaaaagaaacaacgcataacacacatttttttcaaagctgTAGTCAACCATGATGCCTATGCTGATGTTACTGCATAGTTTACCTGCGTTAGCAGCTGTTCTGTTTTGTCCTTCCATACACGTCCCTCCTCCTGGATCTGCTCTGCGTAGCagtccctctctgtctttagcTGGGAAATTGACTCCATAAGctacaacacaaaaaacaccaaagtcatAAACAGGATATTAATGGTATTAACAAAAGACAACTTTCTGGTTTACAACCTTTATGtgtcaaatattcaaatatagaaagaaggaaaaatagGTACGGTAATCTCATGAGCTTTCCATAAAGCAATGGTTGCAGGGGTACTAGTTTCTTTAACTGTTTCTCTCCTAGAGAGCCTCtagctttaaaataaatatcacaacaATGTGCGCCATAAATCAAAACTCTTTAAATGAATATCCACTCAGACTCTTTGCACACAGACCTGGTGATTGTGtgcctccagctgctgcttctcttccaGCAGTAACTGGACCTGCTGATTGACACTGGTGGGATCTGACTGACTGGAGCACTggagaggaataaaaaagacaaacatttgagTGAACAGCAGGTCATACatgaagtttaaagtttaacttCCAGTTATTTGTAAGAGAATGATGAATTTAAATGCATATGTCCTGTAAATTTGGGGCTTGTGCCTCAACGTACCTGTTGCAACATGAGGTCAGCTATCTCGAGCCTCTTGCGAAGATCTTCCACCTCGAGCCTCATTGCTCCATTCTCCTTCGCACTCAGCTTCAGCTGCTCTGACATCTCAGAgttctgctgctttgattcGTCACTCAAATTGCTGCAAACACAGACTCGTAGAAATGATCATCATTTCTAACCTAGCAGATTATAATAAAACTTTCTCATGGCATCAGTTACATTTCATACAATATGATACTTACTTTAGTCTGAACATCTCTAGCCTCAGgttgtctctctccttttcaaGATCTTTGTTGTGCTagagacaaaaaaggaaaacaatcattaaaaaaataataaatacaattagCCAGCATGacaaaaactaataaaaaataaaataattccaAAGAACTGAAGTTAAGACTGACGGTGCTTCTGCTTTGTGCATGCACAAAGCTGATTGTGAGTAAAGTAAGTTTTTCATATGTTGCATAAGCATTACACATGACTATGGGGAGTGATTACTGCAATGTTCGTTACCTTTTCAAattgtttctgctgtgttgagacagaggagagagttCTCTCCAACTCTGACACTCTCTGCTTTGTTGCCTGCAGCCGGTTATTCAACTCCTCTGTCTCagctacacaaaaacacaaagagacacagagacaagttAACTATGTGCTCTAGTCCTGTCATGATGAaaatgataacacacacacacacacacacacacacacacacacacacacacctgttttctGCCGTGCAGCCTGTTGTGTGTATTGTAGTGCTGTTTGCAGCTCTGACTTCTCTGATACCAGTATACCAATGGTCTGGATGTGTACCTTTGGAGAGgaaggacaaacacagagatttTCATGAGACTAGATAACGCGTTTACAACAAGTGCCTCATTAAATCACAACATTAACTAAATACAGATCTTTGCCGAGTAATTACACTCGTGCTTCAGCCTTGCTGCGCAGACTGCACAATTTATTCTTGTCATGGTGAGCGAACGGGAAAAGGAGGGTTGGAATGGGGAGGGTGTGTTCAGAGGATCAGCTTTCTATCCAGTTTATACCAGGATGAGACCATGGACTCTGACATTATAATACACTAGATAGATTACATGGCAGTACAATGAGGCTTTTAAAccattttatttgttatgaCCATGTTTCAGAAAATCTAAAAACGTACCA from Larimichthys crocea isolate SSNF chromosome IX, L_crocea_2.0, whole genome shotgun sequence includes the following:
- the golga2 gene encoding golgin subfamily A member 2 isoform X1; the encoded protein is MADQSRQIKLAAAKKKLKEFQQKSSPASVGGEKGGGGGGGGGGGAGAKKKRKVKGLSQHDAPSSDRNSPDNFDSILKALSQSNGIVLPPYGNSQTFADVEAKGSSVPQLLEEPKGEPGHGSTVSNPASANTTTNPESVGHNTDLQEYPDTNGNESLTEETRPLSSTESLRQLSQQLNGLVSESSAAYVNGDSASSSVSERELESRNQELAAALESSNLTNSQLNTKLDQLAQQSQGLSDQLQKERKEFEQRYSKEQGAMREQLQVHIQTIGILVSEKSELQTALQYTQQAARQKTAETEELNNRLQATKQRVSELERTLSSVSTQQKQFEKHNKDLEKERDNLRLEMFRLNNLSDESKQQNSEMSEQLKLSAKENGAMRLEVEDLRKRLEIADLMLQQCSSQSDPTSVNQQVQLLLEEKQQLEAHNHQLMESISQLKTERDCYAEQIQEEGRVWKDKTEQLLTQVSLVAEERDRNINRVQELEASITELKNAAALLSQEREAQVNAEPQSSGPSESEVALQEALNTLQQEKDALIAQYQAQLRDNEQLSRLCAEQETRLGELERQVENQVQEEEDRRRMLEDVQSDKATISRALTQNRTLKDQLAELQNGFVKLTNENMELTTAIQSEQHVKKELARRLGELQEELHNVKEQLEMKSTESQGLMEQRDQVVAHLQQYCAGYQTLASEREQLHHQYLQQIQLMDRLQHDESQGRVQLEISHNQLKQAQEHLEMLARDNEQLKAEVKELLNSSALAPTSRDQGDGVESQSLQESPKKSSSIVIPEDFESQKEMEEFIRGALAQLEAERDEARRQLEEEHRLHMAARHQTALALSLEHQRYSHKPVHDHHLEHHDHLEHHDHHEHHEHHEHDHTQGQHSHCEHSHEHSEGGVPVEVHQALQAAMEKLQQRFTSLMQEKADLKERVEELEHRCIQLSGETDTIGEYIALYQSQRAIMKQKHHEKEQYISMLAQDKEEMKAKLAELQDLVMRLVAERNDWYSRYTGAMSGVGTVNPDLLPVGEDHAYAEHQAHTHTELNADSGAEEMEVIPLSEPPTGQEALSSQMLPTGSSQTDSKPVGPKEDGTAQQIMQLLQEIQNPQGALRSPPFLGENPCIPFFYRPDEQDEVKILVV
- the golga2 gene encoding golgin subfamily A member 2 isoform X3, translated to MADQSRQIKLAAAKKKLKEFQQKSSPASVGGEKGGGGGGGGGGGAGAKKKRKVKGLSQHDAPSSDRNSPDNTFADVEAKGSSVPQLLEEPKGEPGHGSTVSNPASANTTTNPESVGHNTDLQEYPDTNGNESLTEETRPLSSTESLRQLSQQLNGLVSESSAAYVNGDSASSSVSERELESRNQELAAALESSNLTNSQLNTKLDQLAQQSQGLSDQLQKERKEFEQRYSKEQGAMREQLQVHIQTIGILVSEKSELQTALQYTQQAARQKTAETEELNNRLQATKQRVSELERTLSSVSTQQKQFEKHNKDLEKERDNLRLEMFRLNNLSDESKQQNSEMSEQLKLSAKENGAMRLEVEDLRKRLEIADLMLQQCSSQSDPTSVNQQVQLLLEEKQQLEAHNHQLMESISQLKTERDCYAEQIQEEGRVWKDKTEQLLTQVSLVAEERDRNINRVQELEASITELKNAAALLSQEREAQVNAEPQSSGPSESEVALQEALNTLQQEKDALIAQYQAQLRDNEQLSRLCAEQETRLGELERQVENQVQEEEDRRRMLEDVQSDKATISRALTQNRTLKDQLAELQNGFVKLTNENMELTTAIQSEQHVKKELARRLGELQEELHNVKEQLEMKSTESQGLMEQRDQVVAHLQQYCAGYQTLASEREQLHHQYLQQIQLMDRLQHDESQGRVQLEISHNQLKQAQEHLEMLARDNEQLKAEVKELLNSSALAPTSRDQGDGVESQSLQESPKKSSSIVIPEDFESQKEMEEFIRGALAQLEAERDEARRQLEEEHRLHMAARHQTALALSLEHQRYSHKPVHDHHLEHHDHLEHHDHHEHHEHHEHDHTQGQHSHCEHSHEHSEGGVPVEVHQALQAAMEKLQQRFTSLMQEKADLKERVEELEHRCIQLSGETDTIGEYIALYQSQRAIMKQKHHEKEQYISMLAQDKEEMKAKLAELQDLVMRLVAERNDWYSRYTGAMSGVGTVNPDLLPVGEDHAYAEHQAHTHTELNADSGAEEMEVIPLSEPPTGQEALSSQMLPTGSSQTDSKPVGPKEDGTAQQIMQLLQEIQNPQGALRSPPFLGENPCIPFFYRPDEQDEVKILVV
- the golga2 gene encoding golgin subfamily A member 2 isoform X6 — translated: MADQSRQIKLAAAKKKLKEFQQKSSPASVGGEKGGGGGGGGGGGAGAKKKRKVKGLSQHDAPSSDRNSPDNEYPDTNGNESLTEETRPLSSTESLRQLSQQLNGLVSESSAAYVNGDSASSSVSERELESRNQELAAALESSNLTNSQLNTKLDQLAQQSQGLSDQLQKERKEFEQRYSKEQGAMREQLQVHIQTIGILVSEKSELQTALQYTQQAARQKTAETEELNNRLQATKQRVSELERTLSSVSTQQKQFEKHNKDLEKERDNLRLEMFRLNNLSDESKQQNSEMSEQLKLSAKENGAMRLEVEDLRKRLEIADLMLQQCSSQSDPTSVNQQVQLLLEEKQQLEAHNHQLMESISQLKTERDCYAEQIQEEGRVWKDKTEQLLTQVSLVAEERDRNINRVQELEASITELKNAAALLSQEREAQVNAEPQSSGPSESEVALQEALNTLQQEKDALIAQYQAQLRDNEQLSRLCAEQETRLGELERQVENQVQEEEDRRRMLEDVQSDKATISRALTQNRTLKDQLAELQNGFVKLTNENMELTTAIQSEQHVKKELARRLGELQEELHNVKEQLEMKSTESQGLMEQRDQVVAHLQQYCAGYQTLASEREQLHHQYLQQIQLMDRLQHDESQGRVQLEISHNQLKQAQEHLEMLARDNEQLKAEVKELLNSSALAPTSRDQGDGVESQSLQESPKKSSSIVIPEDFESQKEMEEFIRGALAQLEAERDEARRQLEEEHRLHMAARHQTALALSLEHQRYSHKPVHDHHLEHHDHLEHHDHHEHHEHHEHDHTQGQHSHCEHSHEHSEGGVPVEVHQALQAAMEKLQQRFTSLMQEKADLKERVEELEHRCIQLSGETDTIGEYIALYQSQRAIMKQKHHEKEQYISMLAQDKEEMKAKLAELQDLVMRLVAERNDWYSRYTGAMSGVGTVNPDLLPVGEDHAYAEHQAHTHTELNADSGAEEMEVIPLSEPPTGQEALSSQMLPTGSSQTDSKPVGPKEDGTAQQIMQLLQEIQNPQGALRSPPFLGENPCIPFFYRPDEQDEVKILVV
- the golga2 gene encoding golgin subfamily A member 2 isoform X2; translation: MADQSRQIKLAAAKKKLKEFQQKSSPASVGGEKGGGGGGGGGGGAGAKKKRKVKGLSQHDAPSSDRNSPDNFDSILKALSQSNGIVLPPYGNSQTFADVEAKGSSVPQLLEEPKGEPGHGSTVSNPASANTTTNPESVGHNTDLQEYPDTNGNESLTEETRPLSSTESLRQLSQQLNGLVSESSAAYVNGDSASSSVSERELESRNQELAAALESSNLTNSQLNTKLDQLAQQSQGLSDQLQKERKEFEQRYSKEQGAMREQLQVHIQTIGILVSEKSELQTALQYTQQAARQKTAETEELNNRLQATKQRVSELERTLSSVSTQQKQFEKHNKDLEKERDNLRLEMFRLNNLSDESKQQNSEMSEQLKLSAKENGAMRLEVEDLRKRLEIADLMLQQCSSQSDPTSVNQQVQLLLEEKQQLEAHNHQLMESISQLKTERDCYAEQIQEEGRVWKDKTEQLLTQVSLVAEERDRNINRVQELEASITELKNAAALLSQEREAQVNAEPQSSGPSESEVALQEALNTLQQEKDALIAQYQAQLRDNEQLSRLCAEQETRLGELERQVENQVQEEEDRRRMLEDVQSDKATISRALTQNRTLKDQLAELQNGFVKLTNENMELTTAIQSEQHVKKELARRLGELQEELHNVKEQLEMKSTESQGLMEQRDQVVAHLQQYCAGYQTLASEREQLHHQYLQQIQLMDRLQHDESQGRVQLEISHNQLKQAQEHLEMLARDNEQLKAEVKELLNSSALAPTSRDQGDGVESQSLQESPKKSSSIVIPEDFESQKEMEEFIRGALAQLEAERDEARRQLEEEHRLHMAARHQTALALSLEHQRYSHKPVHDHHLEHHDHLEHHDHHEHHEHHEHDHTQGQHSHCEHSHEHSEGGVPVEVHQALQAAMEKLQQRFTSLMQEKADLKERVEELEHRCIQLSGETDTIGEYIALYQSQRAIMKQKHHEKEQYISMLAQDKEEMKAKLAELQDLVMRLVAERNDWYSRYTGAMSGVGTVNPDLLPVGEDHAYAEHQAHTHTELNADSGAEMEVIPLSEPPTGQEALSSQMLPTGSSQTDSKPVGPKEDGTAQQIMQLLQEIQNPQGALRSPPFLGENPCIPFFYRPDEQDEVKILVV
- the golga2 gene encoding golgin subfamily A member 2 isoform X5, translating into MADQSRQIKLAAAKKKLKEFQQKSSPASVGGEKGGGGGGGGGGGAGAKKKRKVKGLSQHDAPSSDRNSPDNFDSILKALSQSNGIVLPPYGNSQEYPDTNGNESLTEETRPLSSTESLRQLSQQLNGLVSESSAAYVNGDSASSSVSERELESRNQELAAALESSNLTNSQLNTKLDQLAQQSQGLSDQLQKERKEFEQRYSKEQGAMREQLQVHIQTIGILVSEKSELQTALQYTQQAARQKTAETEELNNRLQATKQRVSELERTLSSVSTQQKQFEKHNKDLEKERDNLRLEMFRLNNLSDESKQQNSEMSEQLKLSAKENGAMRLEVEDLRKRLEIADLMLQQCSSQSDPTSVNQQVQLLLEEKQQLEAHNHQLMESISQLKTERDCYAEQIQEEGRVWKDKTEQLLTQVSLVAEERDRNINRVQELEASITELKNAAALLSQEREAQVNAEPQSSGPSESEVALQEALNTLQQEKDALIAQYQAQLRDNEQLSRLCAEQETRLGELERQVENQVQEEEDRRRMLEDVQSDKATISRALTQNRTLKDQLAELQNGFVKLTNENMELTTAIQSEQHVKKELARRLGELQEELHNVKEQLEMKSTESQGLMEQRDQVVAHLQQYCAGYQTLASEREQLHHQYLQQIQLMDRLQHDESQGRVQLEISHNQLKQAQEHLEMLARDNEQLKAEVKELLNSSALAPTSRDQGDGVESQSLQESPKKSSSIVIPEDFESQKEMEEFIRGALAQLEAERDEARRQLEEEHRLHMAARHQTALALSLEHQRYSHKPVHDHHLEHHDHLEHHDHHEHHEHHEHDHTQGQHSHCEHSHEHSEGGVPVEVHQALQAAMEKLQQRFTSLMQEKADLKERVEELEHRCIQLSGETDTIGEYIALYQSQRAIMKQKHHEKEQYISMLAQDKEEMKAKLAELQDLVMRLVAERNDWYSRYTGAMSGVGTVNPDLLPVGEDHAYAEHQAHTHTELNADSGAEEMEVIPLSEPPTGQEALSSQMLPTGSSQTDSKPVGPKEDGTAQQIMQLLQEIQNPQGALRSPPFLGENPCIPFFYRPDEQDEVKILVV
- the golga2 gene encoding golgin subfamily A member 2 isoform X4, with amino-acid sequence MADQSRQIKLAAAKKKLKEFQQKSSPASVGGEKGGGGGGGGGGGAGAKKKRKVKGLSQHDAPSSDRNSPDNFDSILKALSQSNGIVLPPYGNSQTFADVEAKGSSVPQLLEEPKGEPGHGSTVSNPASANTTTNPESVGHNTDLQEYPDTNGNESLTEETRPLSSTESLRQLSQQLNGLVSESSAAYVNGDSASSSVSERELEAQQSQGLSDQLQKERKEFEQRYSKEQGAMREQLQVHIQTIGILVSEKSELQTALQYTQQAARQKTAETEELNNRLQATKQRVSELERTLSSVSTQQKQFEKHNKDLEKERDNLRLEMFRLNNLSDESKQQNSEMSEQLKLSAKENGAMRLEVEDLRKRLEIADLMLQQCSSQSDPTSVNQQVQLLLEEKQQLEAHNHQLMESISQLKTERDCYAEQIQEEGRVWKDKTEQLLTQVSLVAEERDRNINRVQELEASITELKNAAALLSQEREAQVNAEPQSSGPSESEVALQEALNTLQQEKDALIAQYQAQLRDNEQLSRLCAEQETRLGELERQVENQVQEEEDRRRMLEDVQSDKATISRALTQNRTLKDQLAELQNGFVKLTNENMELTTAIQSEQHVKKELARRLGELQEELHNVKEQLEMKSTESQGLMEQRDQVVAHLQQYCAGYQTLASEREQLHHQYLQQIQLMDRLQHDESQGRVQLEISHNQLKQAQEHLEMLARDNEQLKAEVKELLNSSALAPTSRDQGDGVESQSLQESPKKSSSIVIPEDFESQKEMEEFIRGALAQLEAERDEARRQLEEEHRLHMAARHQTALALSLEHQRYSHKPVHDHHLEHHDHLEHHDHHEHHEHHEHDHTQGQHSHCEHSHEHSEGGVPVEVHQALQAAMEKLQQRFTSLMQEKADLKERVEELEHRCIQLSGETDTIGEYIALYQSQRAIMKQKHHEKEQYISMLAQDKEEMKAKLAELQDLVMRLVAERNDWYSRYTGAMSGVGTVNPDLLPVGEDHAYAEHQAHTHTELNADSGAEEMEVIPLSEPPTGQEALSSQMLPTGSSQTDSKPVGPKEDGTAQQIMQLLQEIQNPQGALRSPPFLGENPCIPFFYRPDEQDEVKILVV